From Petrotoga mexicana DSM 14811:
TAGCCACAGGAACAACGGTTGTTAGAACGCTCGAAACTATTGCCAGAAATCCTGACAAACTCGCTGGTAGAACAGATCTATATATTTACCCACCATTTGAATTTAAAATAATTGATGCCATAATCACCAATTTTCATCTACCCAGATCTTCACTTCTTTTTCTTGTTTCAGCGTTTGCTGGTCGTGATTTTATAATGAACTCTTATGAAATTGCAAAAGAAAAGAAATATAGATTTTTTTCCTTTGGTGACGCCATGTTTATAATGTAATTTTTTAAATATTAAAGTTTATTAAATATCAGTCGATAAAAAAGTGAATAATAATTTCAAGGTCGGGTGATATTATGGGAATATCAAACATTGGGGGTAAAGAAGATTTTTCCATTAACAATCCTATAGCCAATAGACAGCACATTGAAATGGCGAATGCCAATCTGAAAAATCCTGAAAATTCAAACCAGCCGATTCAAAAAGAAGAGGTTATGCCAGACGAACTTGACAAAGTCACTAAAATAATTGAAGATAGATTAAAAAAGTTATCCAAAATATTCAGAGGAGAGGCGAAGTTTGAAATAGAAAGGGATTTGGATATTATTATTGTAAAAATTATAGATAAAGACAGCAAGGAAATTATAAGACAGATACCACCTGAAGTGTCCGTCAAACTTGCCAAAGCCCTAAACGATGTTCAAGGTATATTACTTGATGAGATAGCATAATTATTAATATTTTAATGTTGTATAAACCAATTCGGCGACATCATTATAAGTTAAAAGTAAATGCAACTTTCTTCTTACCTCCTTTGAGCCTTCAATACCAGAAAAGTATTTCATTAATACTTTTCTGAATTTTTTTACTGCATAAACCTCTGAACCATAGAACTCAATCGTAAGTTTCAAGTGTTCTAAACAAGTATCTATTCTCTCATCTAAAGTTGGATTATAATTATTCTTTGTGAATATCCAAGGGTTACCAATCGCGCCCCTTGCAACTAAAACAAAATCCGCACCATAATTCAACAAATAATCATCTATATCTTTTTTGCTGAACACATCACCGCTAGCCCCTAAAGGAATACGGATCTTCTCCTTTAACTTTTTTATTACTTCTCTATTTGCAATTCCACTGTACATTTGTGACCGAGTTCTACCATGAACAATAATATAATCAGAACCTGCTTCTTGGACTGTTTGAGCCACTTCTTCAATATTTATTTGATCGTATCCTAATCTTACCTTTACTCCTACGGGTAAATCAATACTCTTTTTAAGAGTAAAAACGATATCTCCCAATAATTTTGGATCTTTTAACAAAGCTGCCCCTGAACCTTTTTTCACAACTTTATTAACAGGGCAAGCAGCGTTTATATCGATCCAACTAGCTAAACTCTGGACAGCTTTAGCTGCTTCGACAAATTTTGTTGTGTCGTTGCCAAAAAGTTGCACGCCTATATTAGCCTCACCCTTTTGGGGATGCATTTTTTCAACCTTTTCATTTTCCCTTATTATGGAATCTACTGAAATCATTTCTGTAAAAGTAAAATCAGCCCCAAATCTTCTGCAAATTTCCCTAAAAGGGTAATCAGTATAATCCGCCATCGGAGCTAAACCAATTTGATTTTCTAACATCCACTTACTCCTCCCGAACCATATTCGTAATTTATTTTAGCTTTTTTCGTTAAACAGGTATATACACCAATTTTAAATCTCTATACAATAAGTAAATTCAAAAATTTTTAGTAAAAATATAAAAATTATTGAATTTTTTTACTTTTTTACTTGACAATTTTTATTTTATCTGTTATAATTTTTGTGAAATCTTCGAATTATGTTTAAAATAATTAAAGGGGGTTATAAAAATGTTGAGAAGACCACAGAAAAAAATTAAAAAGGTAGAATCTTATTACACGGCTTATGATTTACTATCTGATGAATTATGGCAGGTTTATCTCGAAAACATCAGAAAATTGTAAAAGTAAAAGAATATGGGTGGGCGAGCAGGAAATCCCACTCTCCCCTCCTTAAATGGGTGAGATGGGGAGCAGGAAACCCTTCTCCACCTTCCTTAAATGGGTGGGCAGCGGGGCGAAAGAACAAAAGAAACTTTTCCTTATGGGTGGGCTGCGGTGCGAAGGGGTAAAGATTCTCTTTCCTTATAGGGTGGGAAGCGGGGCGAAGGGGCGCTATTAAAGAAGTTTTAGAGTTTCTAAAGGCAATAAAAAAGATTAAAACAGGGGGAAATTCTATGACAAAAGTGCAAAAAAGAAACTTTTTGCTATACTCCACTGGTAGGCTTGTATCTTTAATAGGAAGTGGCGTACAATTGATTGCTTTACCACTGTATATTCTTGATCTTACAGGCTCTGGGACGCTTATGGGTACATTTACTTTTTTAAGCATGGTTCCAGGCTTGATTTTTTCACCGATAGCAGGGGTTTTAGGAGATCGAATGAATCG
This genomic window contains:
- a CDS encoding flagellar protein FlaG, giving the protein MGISNIGGKEDFSINNPIANRQHIEMANANLKNPENSNQPIQKEEVMPDELDKVTKIIEDRLKKLSKIFRGEAKFEIERDLDIIIVKIIDKDSKEIIRQIPPEVSVKLAKALNDVQGILLDEIA
- a CDS encoding tRNA dihydrouridine synthase, which gives rise to MLENQIGLAPMADYTDYPFREICRRFGADFTFTEMISVDSIIRENEKVEKMHPQKGEANIGVQLFGNDTTKFVEAAKAVQSLASWIDINAACPVNKVVKKGSGAALLKDPKLLGDIVFTLKKSIDLPVGVKVRLGYDQINIEEVAQTVQEAGSDYIIVHGRTRSQMYSGIANREVIKKLKEKIRIPLGASGDVFSKKDIDDYLLNYGADFVLVARGAIGNPWIFTKNNYNPTLDERIDTCLEHLKLTIEFYGSEVYAVKKFRKVLMKYFSGIEGSKEVRRKLHLLLTYNDVAELVYTTLKY